One segment of Trachemys scripta elegans isolate TJP31775 chromosome 1, CAS_Tse_1.0, whole genome shotgun sequence DNA contains the following:
- the NDUFA5 gene encoding NADH dehydrogenase [ubiquinone] 1 alpha subcomplex subunit 5 isoform X2 codes for MGIAVSETPHEHLRILYTKILTALQDIPKDAAYRKYTEQIVNERFNMVKTEPNVQKLEDKMKSGQIEEVIMQAESELSLARKMAQWKPWEPLVEEPPTDQWRWPI; via the exons ATGGGAATAGCTGTATCTGAGACTCCTCACGAG CACCTGAGGATACTGTATACAAAAATTCTCACTGCTCTGCAGGACATCCCCAAAGATGCAGCATATAGGAAATACACTGAACAGATTGTAAATGAGCGGTTTAACATGGTAAAAACA GAACCTAATGTGCAAAAACTAGAAGACAAAATGAAAAGTGGTCAGATAGAAGAAGTGATAATGCAG GCTGAAAGTGAGCTCTCTCTGGCAAGAAAAATGGCACAGTGGAAACCATGGGAGCCTTTAGTTGAAGAACCTCCTACTGACCAATGGCGATGGCCAATATAA
- the NDUFA5 gene encoding NADH dehydrogenase [ubiquinone] 1 alpha subcomplex subunit 5 isoform X1, producing MAGALKKTTGLMGIAVSETPHEHLRILYTKILTALQDIPKDAAYRKYTEQIVNERFNMVKTEPNVQKLEDKMKSGQIEEVIMQAESELSLARKMAQWKPWEPLVEEPPTDQWRWPI from the exons ATGGCCGGGGCGCTGAAGAAG ACCACTGGGCTCATGGGAATAGCTGTATCTGAGACTCCTCACGAG CACCTGAGGATACTGTATACAAAAATTCTCACTGCTCTGCAGGACATCCCCAAAGATGCAGCATATAGGAAATACACTGAACAGATTGTAAATGAGCGGTTTAACATGGTAAAAACA GAACCTAATGTGCAAAAACTAGAAGACAAAATGAAAAGTGGTCAGATAGAAGAAGTGATAATGCAG GCTGAAAGTGAGCTCTCTCTGGCAAGAAAAATGGCACAGTGGAAACCATGGGAGCCTTTAGTTGAAGAACCTCCTACTGACCAATGGCGATGGCCAATATAA